From Daphnia magna isolate NIES linkage group LG2, ASM2063170v1.1, whole genome shotgun sequence:
AGCACTTAAGAAAGCTGTGAAGCAGGCCAAATCCAAATCGTCTACATTAAAAGCTCCGCTTGAAAAGCCACAAGCATTGAGAGTGTGtagcaaacatttttttcttctaatgaAATTATTCTATTAAGTGTAAAATTTGATACATATTTATGCAGGTTGAGAGGGCTGCTGGTTATGAAAAGGTTAAAGATGAAGTATCAAAATGGGATGACATTGTGAAAGGCAATCGAGTGGCTGAACAACTGATCTTCCCTTTGGACCAACCCTCCATAAAAATGCAATCAGCTTCTGATTTTACAGCAAAGttcaaggtaaaaaaaaataagagattTTTTACTAGTAGCTCAATGACTTGAGTAGAATTATGCTTTACGTTGCTAGCCCAAAACACCCCTGGAACAGCAGATCAGCGAACTTTTGCGCTGCAACCGACATGTTCAAGCTGAAAATGAGGTAAAATAGTTCCATATCCATCATTTTCGTTTCTACAGCTCTATTTATCTAGGAGCTTACTCCTGCCGAAAAAGAAGCCTTAACTTCCATGTCACTGAAAGAAGCTTTAGCAAGGCGGAGAGAGTTGGCGAAAAGCAGAGCCCTTCAGTCATACCAAGAGGCAAAAGCGAGGCGGCAAAATAAAATCAAGAGTAAAACGTACGCAGTTTCTCTCATTCATCATTTGGGCAAGGTTTTATCCATCTTAACATTCTTAGGTATCATCGGCTTCtcaagaaagagaaaatgaaaaatcacgtCAAAGAATTCGATTCTCTCAAGGAGCATGATCCACAGAGGGCATTAGAAAAACTGGAACAATTGGATAAAAAACGCATCGAGGAGCGTATGACATTGAAACACAAAGGCGCCGGGAAATGGGCCAAGTTGCAAGCCATTCGTTCCAAATACGATCAAAATGTAAACGTTAAGTTGACCCAATTTTTACATAATaacattgttttgtttttttaggcACGGGAATCACTAGCAGATCAACTGCGGCTTGGCAAGGAAGTTACAAGAAAAATTAAGAAGCCTGATGATGAATCTGAAGAGGATATTCCATCTGTTCCCCTAGAGAAGAGCGACAACCCATGGTTGGGTGGGTCTTTGCCAGATTCATCTCATCCTACTACAGAGGTAACATCTGGTTACCGGAAACTCTGGGACAACGTTAATAAAGGCagagaaataaagaaaaaaatgaataaagaagtaaaaaaaactgCAAGCAAGCCAAGTAAGGTTAAGCAGTCACATCCAACTGATGAGAAAATTTACGATTCGACGAAAGTTGATTCTGCCGAAAATGAAAGTGTTGCGTCTGAATCTTATGACGTTCAGGAAGAATTTTCGGAAGAACTAGACGAAGGTTTGGTTCGCAAAAGTACAATGGAAGATTTCCAGCAAACTCCTGAAGATgttgaaatgaaacaaattacTTACAAAAAGACAAGCAAAAAACAGCCGACACAAAAAATAGATTCACAAGTAGCCAGTGTTCAAGCAGAAACCAAGATAGCCACAGACATAGATCCTCTCAAATTTATTTCGATGCCAGACACAGTAATAATAAATTCATCAGTTCCTGTAACTGAAGAAGGTAACGAGGAAGACGAAGATGAACAACGGAGGATGACGTTGGCGGAGGCGTTTGCCGATGACGACGTGATTGAGCAGTTCAAGGAGGAGAAGAAACAAGTTATTAGTGCATCAACTCCTAAAGACATTGATTTGACTTTGCCTGGATGGGGAGAGTGGGGCGGGTCTGGTTTGAAACTCTCAAGGCGCAAGAAAAGACAGTTCATCATCAAAGCCCCGCCGGCTCCCAAACGAAGGGATGACAACCAAGGAAACCTCATTATCAATCAAgacaaaaacacaaacatgCGTCGCCAACAGGTACGTGTACAAGTAGTTCTATTATGTGGgctaaaaataattttttaaaaatccttaATCCCAGGTGAATGATTTGCCATTCCCATTCCGTTCGGCGGCTTCATTCGAGTATAAAATTCGAGCACCAGTGACGTCAACATTTATTCCAGAAACAGCTGTTCGTAAACTGGCAGCTCCGAAGGTCCTAACCAAGATAGGTACAATAATAGCTCCTATGACAGACGAAGTACTCATCTCTGCGGCAAAGCGAAATAAAGAAACACAAGATAAAATGGAACTTGAGAATCGCAAAAAACCGACACCTGGAAAgtatcagaagagaaaaaaatccTCACTGATCACCAAACCAACTAAGAAAAGCAAGATACAGAAGAATCAATGGCAGATTACTGACACACCTGCAACCAactccttaaaaaaataatactttaTTGATAGATTCTTTTTGCTTCCCATCCTTGACGTTGAATATATCCTGTTTGGACTTTCACCCTATATGTTTCGGGAACAGAGAATGACCTAATCACGTTAGTAAGAGTTACCTCTCCAAATGTGATTACATTCTACTAATGGATGTGTGCAGTGTTTATTTGTTAGTCGCAGATGGGCTCAAGTACTACCGTCCTTTTGCATAGAATAATACGTACACTATGCGATTAGGAAGGCGAAGACCAAAGGATGTCTATCTATTTGTCCGTGTAAGCCTCTTTCTCTTCGGGTACGAAACGTCAATCCACTAACAAAATCGATAccaaaaaaaagtaaacattCCTTTCACAGAtttatgaaaaatttaatgcTTTAAGATAAGGTAGGACAATCGACAGCAAAAAAGgcttttttgattttgaagatCTATCTTTAATCCTATTACATCGACTGATAAAACGCAATGGAGCCAGACAGTCAAAATGAGTCAACTTCGATTGCGTCAAACGTATAAATCTTAAAAAACCAAGGAAAGTCATAGGAGAAACGTGCTGAACCGTCAAGGTGATTTGGT
This genomic window contains:
- the LOC116916417 gene encoding U3 small nucleolar RNA-associated protein 14 homolog A isoform X1 encodes the protein MSKLKILQPVEDKQEFLDIDEAASDDGDEQKHEKLLNAISKLGNKKMKITQRTEPVSRINEHALVQVGSGKSKTNKIKVDDLLNVIAEKPRLGALKKAVKQAKSKSSTLKAPLEKPQALRVERAAGYEKVKDEVSKWDDIVKGNRVAEQLIFPLDQPSIKMQSASDFTAKFKPKTPLEQQISELLRCNRHVQAENEELTPAEKEALTSMSLKEALARRRELAKSRALQSYQEAKARRQNKIKSKTYHRLLKKEKMKNHVKEFDSLKEHDPQRALEKLEQLDKKRIEERMTLKHKGAGKWAKLQAIRSKYDQNARESLADQLRLGKEVTRKIKKPDDESEEDIPSVPLEKSDNPWLGGSLPDSSHPTTEVTSGYRKLWDNVNKGREIKKKMNKEVKKTASKPSKVKQSHPTDEKIYDSTKVDSAENESVASESYDVQEEFSEELDEGLVRKSTMEDFQQTPEDVEMKQITYKKTSKKQPTQKIDSQVASVQAETKIATDIDPLKFISMPDTVIINSSVPVTEEGNEEDEDEQRRMTLAEAFADDDVIEQFKEEKKQVISASTPKDIDLTLPGWGEWGGSGLKLSRRKKRQFIIKAPPAPKRRDDNQGNLIINQDKNTNMRRQQVNDLPFPFRSAASFEYKIRAPVTSTFIPETAVRKLAAPKVLTKIGTIIAPMTDEVLISAAKRNKETQDKMELENRKKPTPGKYQKRKKSSLITKPTKKSKIQKNQWQITDTPATNSLKK
- the LOC116916417 gene encoding U3 small nucleolar RNA-associated protein 14 homolog A isoform X2, giving the protein MSKLKILQPVEDKQEFLDIDEAASDDGDEQKHEKLLNAISKLGNKKMKITQRTEPVSRINEHALVDDLLNVIAEKPRLGALKKAVKQAKSKSSTLKAPLEKPQALRVERAAGYEKVKDEVSKWDDIVKGNRVAEQLIFPLDQPSIKMQSASDFTAKFKPKTPLEQQISELLRCNRHVQAENEELTPAEKEALTSMSLKEALARRRELAKSRALQSYQEAKARRQNKIKSKTYHRLLKKEKMKNHVKEFDSLKEHDPQRALEKLEQLDKKRIEERMTLKHKGAGKWAKLQAIRSKYDQNARESLADQLRLGKEVTRKIKKPDDESEEDIPSVPLEKSDNPWLGGSLPDSSHPTTEVTSGYRKLWDNVNKGREIKKKMNKEVKKTASKPSKVKQSHPTDEKIYDSTKVDSAENESVASESYDVQEEFSEELDEGLVRKSTMEDFQQTPEDVEMKQITYKKTSKKQPTQKIDSQVASVQAETKIATDIDPLKFISMPDTVIINSSVPVTEEGNEEDEDEQRRMTLAEAFADDDVIEQFKEEKKQVISASTPKDIDLTLPGWGEWGGSGLKLSRRKKRQFIIKAPPAPKRRDDNQGNLIINQDKNTNMRRQQVNDLPFPFRSAASFEYKIRAPVTSTFIPETAVRKLAAPKVLTKIGTIIAPMTDEVLISAAKRNKETQDKMELENRKKPTPGKYQKRKKSSLITKPTKKSKIQKNQWQITDTPATNSLKK